A single region of the Mycobacterium lentiflavum genome encodes:
- a CDS encoding CocE/NonD family hydrolase, translating into MTTAISRRWGRTFGGGPPKQYRLISQVGRLRFSKLTSWESPDPDFWVGNGYAVVNLNLPGYGGSQGRPSAFGRDQAAAYFDAVEWVAEQPWCSGRIGLSGVSFLAISQYYVAACAARGGRAPEGLKAISPWEGLTDPARDVILPGGVKESGFPSFWWFMEIQPGLTGNAQDFLDVEGSPPLKWAADHPVIDDFWREKMPSLEGIEVPMLVCGSFSDHGMHTDGSFRAFQRASGPKWLYTHRTGKWTAYYSDEVKALLLQFFDSFVKGHGDNGFQSRAPVRLEVRSSRDVIHAVRDEQAWPLPATQWTTLYLDGGTYTLTAAAPAAHSIEQEAASGLCRFGHVFAEDTEITGPMTLNLDLELRAGDRGPAPTDAVIFAVVDKLDRHGRRVPFHGSVGNDDDSVTRGCICASARELDAECSTPWLPVVTLSRRSPVAVGERIRLSIALSPSSTFFAAGERLQLSVSGKAIAQAPPYHKDNSPNRGRHVLHLGGSEAAHLLVPRVP; encoded by the coding sequence ATGACAACCGCAATATCCCGGCGCTGGGGGCGCACATTCGGTGGGGGGCCGCCCAAGCAGTACCGGTTGATATCGCAGGTGGGGCGGCTAAGGTTCTCCAAACTGACGAGCTGGGAGTCACCCGATCCCGATTTCTGGGTGGGCAATGGGTACGCCGTGGTCAATCTCAACCTTCCCGGCTACGGCGGCAGCCAGGGTCGACCATCGGCGTTCGGTCGAGACCAGGCTGCAGCCTACTTCGATGCCGTCGAGTGGGTTGCCGAGCAGCCGTGGTGCAGCGGACGGATAGGCCTGTCCGGGGTCAGTTTCCTGGCGATCAGCCAGTACTACGTCGCCGCATGCGCCGCCCGCGGTGGCCGGGCGCCCGAAGGTCTGAAAGCCATCTCGCCCTGGGAAGGACTCACTGATCCGGCGCGAGATGTCATCCTTCCCGGCGGAGTCAAGGAAAGCGGATTCCCAAGCTTCTGGTGGTTCATGGAGATTCAGCCAGGCCTGACGGGCAATGCTCAAGACTTCCTCGACGTGGAAGGGAGCCCACCGCTGAAATGGGCAGCAGATCACCCGGTGATCGACGACTTCTGGCGCGAAAAGATGCCGTCGTTGGAGGGAATCGAGGTACCGATGCTGGTATGCGGCTCGTTCTCCGACCACGGCATGCACACCGACGGCTCGTTCCGGGCGTTCCAGCGGGCCTCGGGTCCCAAATGGCTTTATACCCATCGCACCGGCAAATGGACCGCCTACTATTCTGACGAGGTCAAGGCATTGCTCCTGCAATTTTTTGATAGCTTCGTTAAGGGTCACGGCGACAACGGGTTTCAATCTCGCGCGCCTGTGCGCCTGGAGGTCCGCTCCAGCCGCGATGTTATCCACGCCGTCCGAGACGAACAGGCCTGGCCGTTGCCCGCAACGCAATGGACCACCCTGTACCTTGACGGCGGCACGTACACCCTGACCGCAGCTGCGCCCGCCGCGCATTCGATCGAGCAGGAAGCCGCCAGCGGGCTCTGCCGTTTTGGCCATGTCTTCGCCGAGGACACCGAGATCACCGGCCCCATGACCCTAAATCTCGACCTGGAATTGCGTGCCGGGGACCGAGGGCCTGCGCCCACCGACGCGGTCATCTTCGCGGTCGTCGACAAGCTGGACCGCCACGGGCGGCGGGTCCCCTTTCACGGTTCAGTCGGCAACGACGACGACAGCGTCACTCGCGGTTGCATTTGTGCATCAGCTCGCGAGCTCGACGCGGAGTGTTCCACTCCCTGGCTTCCCGTCGTAACGCTCTCGCGGCGTTCACCGGTCGCGGTGGGTGAGCGCATACGCCTGTCGATCGCGCTAAGCCCGAGCAGCACCTTCTTCGCGGCAGGGGAACGTCTCCAACTGTCGGTCTCAGGAAAGGCGATCGCCCAGGCGCCGCCTTACCACAAGGACAATTCACCCAATCGCGGCCGCCATGTCTTACACCTCGGTGGCAGCGAAGCCGCTCACCTCTTGGTGCCTCGAGTTCCGTAG
- a CDS encoding C39 family peptidase, whose translation MTAAVRAALVCACIGLSNVLVVSACGAAPSSTGAAATPPAVAASGTPTPARPTVSGMYGDPEAAAKYWVQQSTEDTCGLASVADVVGEVTGTPATEQQIINLAQKTPSVIRDGPIYLPTGDPGHETEKGGIDAADAVVLLDHYGIKSRMTWDKYPDEVTLSALEQDLGANRRVIAWVNGGTILDSNDQRKTADHLLVVTGVDTNNETVHLNDPYADHGNTKVSITTFMTAWKAGQQTIIVTAPTG comes from the coding sequence ATGACAGCCGCAGTGCGCGCCGCGTTGGTTTGCGCTTGCATCGGTCTGAGCAACGTCTTGGTGGTATCGGCGTGCGGTGCGGCGCCGTCATCGACCGGTGCCGCGGCGACCCCACCCGCGGTCGCGGCCAGCGGCACGCCGACGCCGGCGAGGCCGACGGTCAGCGGCATGTACGGCGACCCCGAGGCGGCCGCGAAGTACTGGGTGCAGCAGTCCACGGAGGACACCTGTGGGCTGGCTTCGGTGGCCGACGTGGTCGGCGAAGTCACCGGCACCCCCGCCACGGAGCAACAGATCATCAACCTGGCACAGAAGACCCCCTCGGTGATCCGCGACGGACCGATCTATCTGCCCACCGGCGACCCGGGCCACGAAACCGAGAAGGGTGGCATCGATGCGGCCGATGCCGTCGTGCTGCTGGACCACTACGGCATCAAATCGCGCATGACCTGGGACAAATACCCCGACGAGGTGACTCTGTCCGCGCTCGAGCAGGACCTCGGCGCCAATCGCAGGGTCATCGCCTGGGTCAACGGCGGAACCATCCTGGACAGCAACGACCAGCGCAAGACGGCCGATCACCTGCTCGTCGTGACCGGGGTCGACACCAACAACGAGACCGTGCACCTCAACGACCCGTATGCCGACCACGGCAACACCAAGGTCAGCATCACGACATTCATGACCGCATGGAAGGCCGGGCAACAGACGATCATCGTGACCGCGCCGACCGGCTGA
- a CDS encoding glutathione peroxidase, giving the protein MTLKDIALITLDGLPTTLAELSDGATLVVNVASKCGLTPQYTALEKLAEDYGGRGLTVVGVPCNQFMGQEPGTADEIQEFCSTTYGVTFPLLAKTDVNGDQRHPLYAELTKAADADGEAGDIQWNFEKFLISPGGEVVKRFRPRTEPDAPEVITAIEAVLPR; this is encoded by the coding sequence GTGACCCTCAAAGACATCGCCTTGATCACCCTCGACGGCCTCCCGACCACGCTGGCCGAACTATCAGACGGCGCAACGCTGGTCGTGAACGTGGCCTCCAAATGCGGACTGACCCCGCAGTACACGGCGCTGGAGAAACTCGCCGAGGATTACGGCGGCCGCGGCCTGACGGTCGTCGGCGTCCCGTGCAACCAGTTCATGGGCCAGGAACCCGGCACGGCCGACGAGATCCAGGAGTTCTGCTCGACGACATACGGGGTGACGTTCCCACTGCTGGCAAAGACCGATGTCAACGGCGATCAGCGCCACCCGCTTTACGCCGAGCTGACCAAGGCCGCCGATGCCGACGGAGAGGCGGGCGACATCCAGTGGAACTTCGAGAAGTTCCTGATCTCCCCCGGCGGCGAGGTAGTCAAGCGGTTCCGGCCGCGCACGGAGCCCGACGCCCCCGAGGTCATCACCGCCATCGAGGCCGTGCTGCCCCGATAG
- a CDS encoding zinc-dependent metalloprotease, which produces MGTVEVMADLPFGFSSGEDPERDEHGKKNPGSGSGPSDPLGAFGMGGDFNMGDLGQIFTQLGQMFSSAGVGPAGGAPSGPVNYDLARQVAASSIGFVAPIPATTNSAIADAVHLADTWLDGVTALPAGTTKSVGWSPSDWVDNTLETWKRLCDPMAQQISTVWASSLPEEAKSMAGPLMAMMSQMGGMAFGSQLGQALGRLSREVLTSTDIGLPLGPKGVAAIMPGAVEAFAAGLEQPRGEIITFLAAREAAHHRLFSHVPWLSSQLLGAIEAYAMGMKIDMSGIEELARDFNPASLSDPTAIENLLGQGVFEPKATPAQTQALERLETLLALIEGWVQVVVTAALGDRIPGAAALSETLRRRRASGGPAEQTFATLVGLELRPRKLREAAALWERLTDAAGMDVRDGVWQHPDLLPGAEDLDEPAGFIDRVIGGDTSGIDEAIARLEQDDPGSAGGPVTD; this is translated from the coding sequence GTGGGTACCGTTGAGGTTATGGCTGACCTGCCTTTCGGCTTCTCCTCCGGAGAAGACCCCGAGCGCGACGAGCACGGGAAAAAGAATCCCGGTTCCGGCTCGGGCCCGTCAGACCCGCTCGGTGCGTTCGGCATGGGCGGCGACTTCAACATGGGTGACCTGGGGCAGATCTTCACGCAGCTCGGTCAGATGTTCAGCAGCGCCGGGGTGGGGCCGGCCGGCGGTGCCCCGTCGGGACCCGTCAACTACGACCTGGCCCGGCAGGTCGCGGCCAGCTCGATTGGCTTCGTCGCACCGATCCCGGCCACCACGAACTCGGCGATCGCCGATGCGGTACACCTCGCCGACACCTGGCTCGACGGCGTCACCGCGCTGCCCGCCGGCACCACCAAGTCGGTCGGCTGGAGTCCAAGCGATTGGGTGGACAACACCCTGGAGACCTGGAAGCGGCTGTGCGACCCGATGGCCCAACAGATCTCGACGGTGTGGGCGTCGTCGCTGCCCGAGGAGGCCAAGAGCATGGCCGGCCCACTGATGGCGATGATGTCGCAAATGGGCGGGATGGCGTTCGGCTCGCAGTTGGGCCAGGCGCTGGGCCGGTTGTCCCGCGAGGTGCTGACGTCGACCGACATCGGCTTGCCGCTGGGGCCGAAGGGCGTGGCGGCGATCATGCCCGGCGCCGTGGAAGCCTTCGCCGCCGGACTCGAGCAGCCGCGCGGCGAGATCATCACGTTCCTGGCCGCCCGGGAAGCGGCCCACCACCGGCTGTTCAGCCATGTTCCGTGGTTATCCAGCCAGCTGCTGGGCGCCATCGAGGCCTACGCGATGGGCATGAAGATCGACATGAGCGGGATCGAGGAGTTGGCACGGGACTTCAACCCCGCGTCGCTTTCGGATCCGACCGCGATCGAAAACCTGCTCGGCCAAGGCGTTTTCGAGCCGAAGGCCACGCCGGCGCAGACCCAGGCGCTGGAACGGCTGGAAACGCTCCTCGCGCTGATCGAGGGTTGGGTGCAGGTCGTGGTCACCGCCGCGCTGGGCGACCGTATTCCCGGCGCGGCCGCACTCAGCGAGACGCTGCGGCGACGGCGGGCCAGCGGCGGCCCGGCCGAGCAGACGTTTGCCACGCTGGTCGGCTTGGAGTTGCGGCCACGCAAGCTGCGGGAGGCCGCCGCGCTGTGGGAGCGCCTGACCGACGCCGCGGGCATGGATGTCCGCGATGGTGTCTGGCAACATCCCGACCTATTGCCGGGCGCCGAGGATCTCGACGAGCCCGCCGGCTTCATCGACCGGGTCATCGGTGGCGATACCAGCGGCATCGATGAAGCCATCGCCCGGCTGGAACAAGACGACCCCGGTTCTGCAGGCGGTCCGGTCACCGACTAA
- a CDS encoding YlbL family protein has translation MNRRILTLMVALVPILVFGVLLAVVTVPFVSLGPGPTFDTLGEVDGKQVVAIEGTQTHPTTGHLNMTTVSQRDELTLGEALTLWFSGQEQLVPRDLIYPPGKSREDVDKANTADFKDSEDSAAYAALGYLKFAPAVTVATVTDPGPSTGKLKAGDAIDAVNGTPVVNVEQFTGLLKASKPGQTVTIDYRRKNEPAGVAQITLGTNKDRDYGFMGVAVLDAPWAPFSVDFNLANVGGPSAGLMFSLAVVDKLTTGDLAGSTFIAGTGTITSDGKVGQIGGITHKMVAAQEAGATVFLVPAKNCYEATSDNPHGLRLIKVETLGQAVDALHAIQQGGQAPSC, from the coding sequence GTGAACAGGCGGATTCTGACCTTGATGGTCGCGCTGGTGCCGATCTTGGTCTTCGGCGTGTTGCTCGCGGTAGTGACGGTGCCGTTCGTCTCGCTGGGCCCCGGCCCGACTTTCGACACGCTCGGTGAGGTCGACGGCAAGCAAGTGGTCGCGATCGAAGGCACCCAGACTCATCCGACGACCGGTCACCTCAATATGACGACGGTGTCCCAGCGCGACGAGCTGACCCTCGGCGAAGCGCTCACGTTGTGGTTCTCCGGACAAGAGCAGTTGGTACCGCGCGACCTGATCTACCCGCCCGGCAAGTCCCGTGAAGACGTCGACAAGGCCAACACCGCCGACTTCAAAGATTCCGAGGACAGCGCCGCCTATGCCGCCCTGGGCTATCTGAAATTCGCCCCCGCCGTCACGGTCGCGACGGTCACCGACCCCGGTCCGTCGACGGGCAAGCTGAAGGCCGGTGACGCCATCGACGCGGTCAACGGCACCCCGGTGGTCAATGTCGAGCAGTTCACCGGACTGCTGAAGGCCAGCAAGCCCGGCCAGACGGTGACGATCGACTACCGCCGCAAGAATGAACCGGCCGGCGTCGCGCAAATCACCCTCGGCACCAACAAAGACCGCGATTACGGCTTCATGGGTGTCGCGGTGCTCGATGCACCGTGGGCGCCGTTCTCGGTGGACTTCAACCTGGCCAATGTGGGCGGACCGTCCGCCGGCCTGATGTTCAGCCTGGCCGTCGTCGACAAGCTCACCACCGGCGATCTGGCCGGTTCGACGTTCATCGCGGGGACCGGCACGATCACCTCCGACGGCAAGGTCGGCCAGATCGGCGGCATCACCCACAAGATGGTCGCCGCCCAGGAAGCGGGCGCCACGGTGTTCCTGGTGCCGGCAAAGAACTGCTACGAGGCGACCTCGGACAATCCGCACGGTTTGCGCCTGATCAAGGTCGAGACGCTCGGACAAGCCGTGGATGCGCTGCACGCGATCCAACAAGGAGGTCAGGCACCGAGCTGCTAG
- the pstS gene encoding phosphate ABC transporter substrate-binding protein PstS → MKIRLCGPSLAASVLLVAAACGSHSTNPVAHLATAPATTNVTLTETGSNNLYPLMDAWAASYHSKYPNVTITVASDVSGNGIAQAADGAVNIGASGLYLTEGDLAAHPGLLNIALAVSSLHVNYNLPGLFAHLRLNGKVLAAMYKGTVKTWNDPQIADLNPGVILPAIPVIPMHRTDSGSNDTYLFTQYLSKQDPDGWGKSPGFATSVDFPAVGSGQNGMAAVVTSCAQSPGCIAYLGTRYQAEAAQKGLTEAELANASGHYVLPDAESVEAEAAGSASQTPANQVVSLVNGPAPDGYPIVNFEYAIVYSKQKDPAVAQTMQAFLHWVVTDGSSSKFLDPVHIYLRPLPDEVRMLSDAQIAKITS, encoded by the coding sequence ATGAAAATTCGTCTGTGTGGGCCGTCGCTGGCGGCGTCGGTATTGCTGGTCGCGGCGGCCTGCGGCTCGCACTCCACGAACCCCGTCGCGCACCTGGCCACCGCGCCGGCGACGACGAACGTGACGTTGACCGAGACCGGTTCCAACAACCTCTACCCGCTGATGGATGCGTGGGCCGCGTCGTATCACTCGAAATACCCCAACGTCACCATCACCGTCGCCAGCGACGTATCGGGCAATGGGATCGCGCAAGCCGCTGACGGCGCGGTCAACATCGGTGCATCCGGTCTCTACCTGACCGAGGGCGACTTGGCCGCACACCCGGGCCTGCTGAACATCGCGCTGGCCGTTTCTTCGCTGCACGTCAACTACAACCTGCCCGGTCTCTTCGCGCACCTCCGGCTGAACGGCAAAGTACTCGCGGCCATGTACAAGGGCACCGTCAAGACCTGGAACGACCCGCAGATCGCCGACCTCAATCCGGGAGTGATCCTGCCGGCCATCCCGGTGATTCCAATGCACCGCACGGACTCCGGGAGTAATGACACGTACCTGTTCACCCAATATCTGTCCAAGCAAGACCCCGATGGGTGGGGCAAGTCGCCCGGCTTCGCCACCTCCGTCGACTTCCCCGCCGTTGGGTCGGGTCAGAACGGAATGGCGGCCGTGGTGACCAGCTGTGCCCAGAGCCCGGGATGCATCGCCTACCTTGGCACCCGCTACCAGGCCGAGGCCGCACAGAAAGGGCTGACCGAGGCCGAGTTGGCCAATGCCTCAGGCCATTACGTGCTGCCTGACGCCGAGAGCGTCGAGGCCGAGGCCGCCGGGTCTGCCTCCCAGACACCGGCCAATCAGGTGGTCTCGTTGGTCAACGGTCCCGCCCCGGACGGGTACCCGATCGTCAACTTCGAATACGCCATCGTATACAGCAAACAGAAGGACCCCGCCGTAGCGCAGACGATGCAGGCCTTTCTGCACTGGGTGGTGACCGACGGCAGCAGCTCCAAATTCCTTGACCCGGTTCACATTTACCTTCGGCCGTTGCCGGATGAGGTCAGGATGTTGTCCGACGCCCAGATCGCCAAGATCACCAGCTAG
- a CDS encoding TetR family transcriptional regulator, whose translation MKDNGEADRGPTASSRERILAAARHYFFTEGYQAVSLRRIAGEAGVDVALIAYYFGSKRGLFSAALSLPANPLELLRDALDGDVDALAERVLRRLLTTWDHPTSGPPLRALMTAATSQENFNVLVSEAASADICDAVASRLGGPDAEARAAVFTTQTLGLVFSRYVLRVEPIASWPMDTVVAVIAPRLQQVLSGPWLTSAP comes from the coding sequence ATGAAAGATAATGGGGAGGCTGATCGCGGGCCGACGGCGTCTAGTCGAGAACGAATTCTTGCGGCCGCGCGCCACTACTTCTTCACCGAGGGCTACCAAGCGGTGAGCTTGCGTCGAATCGCCGGCGAGGCCGGCGTCGACGTCGCGCTCATTGCCTACTATTTCGGTTCAAAGCGGGGCCTGTTCTCGGCGGCGCTGTCCCTGCCCGCCAACCCGCTGGAACTGTTGCGCGACGCCCTAGACGGTGACGTGGACGCGCTTGCTGAACGCGTCCTTCGGCGCCTCCTAACCACTTGGGACCATCCGACCAGCGGCCCGCCTCTTCGGGCGCTCATGACCGCCGCGACCAGCCAGGAGAACTTCAATGTGCTCGTCAGCGAGGCGGCAAGCGCTGATATCTGTGATGCCGTGGCTTCCCGCCTCGGCGGCCCCGACGCGGAGGCCCGCGCCGCCGTTTTCACGACGCAAACGCTGGGGCTAGTTTTCAGTCGCTATGTGCTGCGGGTCGAACCGATCGCGTCGTGGCCGATGGACACCGTTGTCGCAGTCATTGCGCCTCGGTTGCAGCAAGTGCTGAGCGGACCATGGCTCACATCAGCGCCTTGA
- a CDS encoding UPF0182 family protein, whose amino-acid sequence MGMRPTARMPKLTRRSRILILIALGVIALLLAGPRLIDAYVDWLWFGELGYRSVFTTVLMTRIVVFLVAGLLVGGIVFAGLGLAYRTRPVFVPSNDNDPVARYRTVVMSRLRLVAVGIPAAIGLLAGIIAQSYWVRIQLFLHGQSFGIRDPQFGKDLGFYAFELPFYRLVLSYLFVSVFLAFIANLLAHYIFGGIRLSGRTGALSRSARIQLVSLIGTLVVLKAFAYWLDRYELLSHTRGGKPFTGAGYTDINAVLPAKLILMAIALICAAAVFSAIVLKDLRIPAIGLVLLLLSSLIVGAGWPLIVEQISVRPNAAQKESEYIGRSITATRQAYGLTSDQVTYRNYSGDSQATAQQVAADRATTSNIRLLDPTIISPAFTQFQQGKNFYFFPDQLSIDRYLDRNGALRDYVVAARELNPDRLIDNQRDWINRHTVYTHGNGFIASPANTVRGIANDPNQNGGYPEFLANVVGANGSVVSDGPAPLDQPRIYFGPVISNTSADYAIVGRNGADREYDYETNTETKNYTYTGLGGVPIGDWLSRSVFAAKFAERNFLFSSVIGSNSKILFNRDPAARVEAVAPWLTTDSAVYPAIVNKRLVWIIDGYTTLDNYPYSELTSLESATADSTEVAFNKLGPDKQVSYIRNSVKATVDAYDGTVTLYQQDEQDPVLKAWMQVFPGTVKPKSDISPELAEHLRYPEDLFKVQRMLLAKYHVNDPVTFFSTSDFWDVPLDPNPTASSYQPPYYIVAKNIAKNDNTSSYQLTSAMNRFKRDYLAAYISASSDPATYGRITVLTIPGQVNGPKLANNAITTDPAVSQDLGVIGRDNQNRIRWGNLLTLPVAQGGLLYVEPVYASPGASDAASSYPRLIRVAMMYNDKIGYGPTVGDALTGLFGPGAGAAATGIVPTDSGAPATPPATPPTPAVAPGPNSPPTAVPPAPDGATTLSPAKAAALQEIQTAINAARDAQKKGDFAGYGAALQRLDDAITKYNNTK is encoded by the coding sequence GTGGGGATGCGGCCCACCGCAAGGATGCCGAAGCTGACTCGGCGCAGCCGGATTCTGATTTTGATCGCGCTCGGTGTGATCGCGCTGCTGCTTGCCGGCCCGCGCCTCATCGACGCCTACGTCGACTGGTTGTGGTTCGGCGAGCTCGGCTATCGCTCCGTTTTCACCACCGTGCTGATGACCCGCATCGTGGTGTTCCTGGTCGCCGGCCTGCTGGTCGGCGGGATCGTGTTCGCCGGGCTAGGGCTGGCCTACCGCACCCGTCCGGTATTCGTTCCGAGCAACGACAACGACCCGGTGGCGCGGTATCGCACCGTGGTCATGTCCCGGTTGCGGTTGGTGGCCGTGGGCATCCCGGCGGCGATCGGCCTGCTGGCCGGCATCATTGCGCAAAGCTACTGGGTGCGGATCCAGCTGTTCTTGCACGGCCAAAGCTTCGGGATCAGGGATCCGCAGTTCGGCAAGGACCTCGGCTTCTACGCATTCGAGCTGCCGTTCTATCGGCTGGTGCTCAGCTACCTGTTCGTGTCGGTGTTCCTGGCTTTCATCGCGAACCTGCTGGCGCACTACATCTTCGGCGGCATTCGGCTGTCCGGCCGCACCGGCGCCCTGAGTCGTTCGGCGCGGATCCAGTTGGTCAGCCTGATCGGCACGCTGGTCGTGCTCAAAGCCTTTGCCTATTGGCTGGACCGCTACGAGTTGCTCTCGCACACCCGTGGCGGCAAGCCGTTCACCGGTGCCGGCTATACCGACATCAACGCCGTGTTGCCGGCCAAGCTGATCCTGATGGCGATCGCGCTGATTTGCGCCGCCGCGGTCTTTTCGGCGATCGTGCTGAAGGACTTGCGCATTCCGGCGATCGGCCTGGTCCTGCTGCTGCTGTCGTCGTTGATCGTGGGCGCCGGCTGGCCGTTGATCGTCGAGCAGATCAGCGTGAGACCCAATGCCGCGCAGAAGGAAAGCGAATACATCGGCCGCAGCATCACTGCGACACGCCAGGCCTATGGCCTGACGTCCGACCAGGTGACCTATCGCAACTACAGCGGGGACAGCCAGGCCACCGCCCAGCAGGTGGCGGCCGACCGGGCGACGACCTCGAACATCCGGTTGCTCGACCCGACGATTATCAGCCCCGCGTTCACCCAGTTCCAGCAGGGCAAGAACTTCTACTTCTTCCCCGACCAGCTGTCGATCGACCGCTACCTGGACCGCAATGGCGCGTTGCGCGATTACGTGGTCGCGGCCCGAGAACTCAACCCGGACAGGCTAATCGACAACCAGCGCGACTGGATCAACCGGCACACCGTCTACACCCACGGCAACGGGTTCATCGCCTCGCCGGCCAACACGGTGCGCGGCATCGCCAACGATCCCAACCAAAACGGTGGCTACCCAGAGTTTCTCGCCAACGTCGTCGGCGCCAATGGAAGTGTGGTGTCGGACGGGCCGGCGCCGCTGGACCAGCCGCGCATCTACTTCGGACCTGTCATCTCCAACACCTCGGCCGACTACGCGATCGTCGGACGCAACGGCGCCGACCGCGAATACGACTACGAGACCAACACCGAGACCAAGAATTACACCTACACCGGACTCGGGGGCGTCCCGATCGGTGACTGGTTATCCCGAAGCGTGTTCGCCGCCAAGTTCGCCGAGCGAAACTTCTTGTTTTCCAGCGTGATCGGCTCTAACAGCAAGATCCTGTTCAATCGTGATCCGGCTGCTCGGGTGGAGGCGGTGGCGCCGTGGCTGACCACCGACAGCGCGGTCTACCCGGCGATCGTCAACAAGCGCCTGGTGTGGATCATCGACGGTTACACCACGCTGGACAACTACCCGTACTCCGAACTCACGTCACTGGAGTCCGCGACCGCCGACTCCACCGAGGTGGCGTTCAACAAGCTTGGGCCCGACAAGCAGGTCTCCTACATCCGTAATTCGGTGAAGGCAACGGTCGACGCGTACGACGGGACCGTGACGCTTTACCAGCAGGACGAGCAGGATCCGGTGCTGAAGGCCTGGATGCAGGTTTTCCCGGGCACGGTCAAACCCAAGAGTGACATCAGCCCCGAACTGGCCGAGCATCTGCGTTATCCCGAGGACCTGTTCAAGGTCCAGCGCATGCTGCTGGCGAAGTATCACGTCAACGACCCGGTGACGTTCTTCTCCACCTCCGACTTCTGGGACGTGCCGCTGGACCCGAATCCGACGGCCAGCAGCTATCAGCCGCCGTATTACATCGTCGCGAAAAACATTGCGAAGAACGACAATACGTCGTCATACCAGCTGACTAGCGCGATGAACAGATTCAAGCGCGACTATCTAGCCGCCTACATCAGCGCCAGCTCCGATCCCGCGACGTACGGCAGGATCACGGTGCTGACCATCCCCGGTCAGGTCAACGGCCCGAAGCTGGCCAATAACGCGATCACCACCGACCCGGCGGTGTCCCAAGACCTCGGTGTGATCGGGCGGGACAACCAGAACCGAATCAGGTGGGGCAACTTGCTGACCCTGCCGGTTGCTCAGGGCGGACTGCTGTACGTCGAACCCGTCTACGCCTCTCCGGGGGCCAGCGATGCCGCCTCGTCGTACCCGCGCCTGATCCGGGTGGCGATGATGTACAACGACAAGATCGGCTACGGCCCGACCGTCGGTGACGCGCTCACCGGGTTGTTCGGGCCAGGTGCGGGCGCGGCGGCGACGGGGATCGTTCCCACCGATTCGGGTGCGCCGGCGACCCCGCCCGCGACCCCACCGACGCCGGCCGTGGCGCCCGGCCCGAACAGCCCGCCCACGGCGGTGCCCCCGGCCCCGGATGGGGCTACGACGCTGTCGCCAGCGAAAGCCGCTGCCCTGCAAGAGATCCAGACCGCGATCAACGCCGCGCGCGACGCGCAGAAGAAGGGCGATTTCGCCGGATACGGAGCGGCGCTGCAACGCCTGGACGATGCGATCACCAAGTACAACAACACGAAGTAG